The Euphorbia lathyris chromosome 3, ddEupLath1.1, whole genome shotgun sequence genome contains a region encoding:
- the LOC136224749 gene encoding pentatricopeptide repeat-containing protein At3g20730-like, with amino-acid sequence MRTARTAVYNIFLCSFFKQQFHSSCNPVGLTYLDAALCMKTLQLCTETKAATRGRLVHNHIIRHGFGSDINLSNKLIIFYVRLGNVIISRKVFDGMAERNVVSWTAQISGYVKEGCYHDALSIFLEMARAGVRANQFTYGSVLRACTGLKYLKGGMQIQGCIEKSRFVGNLFVQSALVDLYSKCGNMKEACYLFGTMPERDVVCWNTMIGGFAVQGFTDESFQMFRSMMRQGVIPDCFTFGSVLKASRTASDLVKVYQVHGVIIQLGFESYSDLNGSMIDAYAKCESIRSAYDVYNNMRKKDAISFTALMTGCARDSSYSRMALDLFKEIEQINMEIDDVTFCSMFNICANTACLSMGRQIHALALKNKSNYDIATGNALVHMYAKSGEIEDATRAFHEMTEKNVISWTSLITGYGKNGYGHEAIALFKKMECEGLKPNAVTFLSLLFACSHSGLTSEGLECFSNMIKNYDISPQVEHFSCMIDLFARGGQLEEAYNMICKMNFQPNASLWGAILGACSIYGNKALGEVAATQLFHINPENSVNYVALASIYAATGAWDDAWKMRKFMEERSLKKTPGYSMVDSTKNNMLVLQPSLGLS; translated from the exons ATGAGAACTGCAAGAACAGCCGTGTATAATATTTTCCTTTGCAGCTTCTTTAAGCAACAGTTCCATTCATCTTGCAACCCAGTTGGACTAACTTACCTGGATGCCGCTCTGTGTATGAAAACGTTGCAACTTTGCACTGAAACTAAAGCTGCAACTCGAGGGCGTCTGGTTCACAACCACATTATAAGACATGGGTTCGGTTCAGATATCAATTTAAGCAACAAGTTGATCATCTTTTATGTAAGACTTGGCAACGTAATCATTTCTCGCAAGGTGTTTGATGGAATGGCTGAAAGAAATGTCGTGTCATGGACTGCTCAAATTTCTGGGTATGTAAAAGAAGGGTGTTATCATGATGCCTTGTCAATTTTTCTGGAAATGGCTCGAGCAGGAGTTAGGGCTAATCAGTTTACTTATGGGAGCGTGTTAAGAGCGTGCACTGGTTTGAAGTATTTGAAGGGAGGGATGCAGATACAGGGGTGCATTGAAAAGAGTAGGTTTGTTGGTAACTTGTTTGTGCAGAGTGCATTGGTTGATCTCTATTCCAAGTGTGGAAACATGAAGGAAGCTTGTTATCTGTTTGGAACAATGCCTGAGAGGGATGTGGTTTGTTGGAACACAATGATTGGTGGATTTGCTGTTCAGGGATTTACAGATGAATCGTTTCAAATGTTTCGTTCAATGATGAGGCAGG GTGTAATCCCTGATTGTTTCACCTTCGGGAGTGTTTTGAAGGCATCCAGAACGGCTAGTGACCTTGTTAAAGTCTACCAGGTTCATGGAGTTATCATCCAACTAGGTTTTGAATCTTACAGTGATTTGAATGGATCAATGATTGATGCTTATGCAAAATGTGAAAGCATAAGAAGTGCTTATGATGTATACAACAACATGCGAAAGAAAGATGCAATATCTTTTACTGCGCTCATGACTGGATGTGCACGTGACAGCAGCTATAGCAGGATGGCTTTGGATCTCTTCAAAGAAATAGAGCAGATTAATATGGAGATAGATGATGTAACATTCTGCTCTATGTTCAATATATGTGCCAATACAGCATGCCTAAGCATGGGAAGACAAATTCATGCTCTGgctttaaaaaataaatcaaactaTGACATAGCCACAGGGAACGCCCTTGTTCATATGTATGCAAAGTCTGGCGAAATTGAAGATGCTACTCGTGCTTTCCATGAGATGACGGagaaaaatgtgatttcatggACTTCATTGATTACTGGCTATGGCAAGAACGGATACGGACATGAAGCTATTGCTTTGTTCAAGAAGATGGAATGTGAAGGTCTAAAACCCAATGCTGTTACTTTCTTGTCTCTGTTATTTGCTTGTAGTCATTCTGGATTGACTAGCGAGGGATTGGAGTGCTTTAGTAACATGATTAAAAACTATGATATTTCGCCACAAGTGGAGCATTTTTCTTGTATGATTGATCTTTTCGCACGCGGAGGACAGTTGGAAGAAGCTTATAATATGATATGCAAGATGAATTTTCAGCCTAATGCATCATTATGGGGTGCTATTCTGGGGGCATGTAGCATATATGGTAATAAGGCCCTTGGAGAAGTAGCAGCCACACAGCTTTTCCATATCAATCCAGAAAATTCAGTTAACTATGTTGCTTTAGCCAGTATATATGCTGCTACTGGTGCGTGGGATGATGCTTGGAAAATGCGAAAGTTTATGGAAGAAAGAAGCTTGAAAAAGACTCCTGGATACAGCATGGTAGATTCTACAAAGAACAACATGTTAGTTTTACAGCCAAGTTTAGGACTGTCCTAA